In a genomic window of Octadecabacter temperatus:
- a CDS encoding L-malyl-CoA/beta-methylmalyl-CoA lyase yields the protein MSFRLQPTPVARPNRCQLFGPGSNTKLHPKMAASAADVINLDLEDSVSPSDKDTARANVIEAINTIDWGNKTLSVRINGLDTPYWYRDVVDVLEQAGDRLDIIMIPKVGCAADIYAVDALVTAIETAKGRTKPIGFEVIIESAAGIAHVEEIAAASPRMQAMSLGAADFAASMGMQTTGIGGTQENYYMLHGENRHYSDPWHWAQTAIVAACRTHGVLPVDGPFGDFSDDEGYRAQARRSATLGMVGKWAIHPKQIALANEVFTPSEEAVAEAREILAAMAEATARGEGATVYKGRLVDIASIKQAEVIVKQSEMIAG from the coding sequence ATGTCTTTTCGCCTGCAGCCCACACCCGTCGCCCGCCCGAACCGTTGTCAGTTGTTTGGACCAGGCTCGAACACCAAACTGCATCCAAAAATGGCGGCAAGCGCGGCTGACGTTATCAACCTCGACCTTGAGGATTCAGTTAGCCCATCCGACAAAGACACAGCGCGCGCGAATGTGATTGAGGCCATCAACACAATCGATTGGGGCAACAAAACACTGTCCGTGCGCATCAACGGGTTGGACACGCCCTATTGGTATCGCGATGTCGTTGATGTTCTGGAACAAGCAGGCGACCGTCTGGACATCATCATGATCCCAAAGGTTGGCTGCGCGGCTGACATTTATGCCGTGGACGCACTGGTCACTGCGATTGAAACCGCCAAGGGTCGTACTAAACCTATTGGTTTTGAGGTTATCATCGAATCCGCTGCGGGCATCGCCCATGTCGAAGAGATCGCCGCCGCGTCCCCACGGATGCAAGCGATGAGCCTTGGTGCCGCGGATTTCGCGGCCTCAATGGGTATGCAAACGACGGGTATCGGTGGCACGCAGGAAAACTATTACATGCTGCACGGCGAGAACCGTCACTATTCGGACCCATGGCACTGGGCGCAAACCGCGATTGTTGCCGCCTGCCGTACGCACGGTGTTTTGCCAGTCGACGGACCGTTCGGGGACTTCTCGGACGACGAAGGTTACCGCGCACAGGCACGGCGCAGCGCGACGCTAGGCATGGTTGGTAAATGGGCGATCCACCCGAAACAAATCGCATTGGCCAACGAAGTATTCACACCATCTGAAGAAGCCGTGGCAGAAGCCCGCGAAATCCTCGCGGCGATGGCAGAGGCCACTGCCCGCGGCGAAGGTGCCACTGTTTACAAGGGGCGCTTAGTGGACATTGCGAGCATCAAACAGGCTGAAGTCATTGTAAAACAATCTGAAATGATTGCAGGTTAA
- a CDS encoding DUF2177 family protein, which produces MNILVLYLSTAVIFFVADAVGLRLLIKPVFDRHVAHLFADPFRVGPAAVFYLGYIAGVLWFVSAPALKDNDPTAAFFGGIALGLLAYGTYEFTNYATLRDWSLQQVAIDTIWGGLLTGFAAWAGVMITRSIG; this is translated from the coding sequence ATGAACATTCTGGTACTCTATCTCTCAACTGCCGTGATCTTTTTCGTCGCCGACGCTGTCGGCCTGCGTCTGCTCATAAAACCGGTGTTTGACCGCCATGTCGCGCATCTTTTCGCTGATCCGTTTCGCGTAGGACCCGCTGCCGTGTTTTATCTTGGTTATATCGCTGGGGTGCTTTGGTTCGTTTCGGCGCCTGCCCTCAAAGACAATGATCCAACGGCAGCCTTCTTCGGCGGCATTGCATTGGGGCTTCTGGCCTATGGAACCTATGAATTCACAAACTACGCGACACTTCGTGATTGGTCGCTCCAGCAGGTTGCTATCGACACGATCTGGGGCGGATTATTGACTGGGTTTGCCGCTTGGGCAGGTGTGATGATTACGCGCTCGATAGGGTAA
- a CDS encoding tryptophan-rich sensory protein translates to MMRYLPHVVLIATITFVLSPLASTGFNGFTPDQFPVVQVNPPVQPAGYAFSIWGVIYLWLLIGAAYGLWRKADDPDWQAMRLPLAISLIIGTFWIAAANAAPILATVMIVAMAASAILALFRAGHEQPWLQARPVALYAGWLTAASGVGIGVLLGGYAIVSAQAAAIICLSGVLVVALIVQSVRPREWGYPVAVIWALIGVIVQNASSANWSAIALAAIGIAALTFRAFFSFMKGPSS, encoded by the coding sequence ATGATGAGATACCTCCCCCACGTTGTTCTGATTGCAACGATAACATTCGTTTTATCACCGCTGGCATCCACTGGGTTCAATGGCTTCACGCCCGATCAGTTTCCTGTCGTCCAAGTTAACCCACCAGTACAGCCCGCAGGCTACGCGTTCTCGATTTGGGGCGTCATTTACCTTTGGCTGCTTATCGGGGCGGCATATGGCCTCTGGCGTAAAGCAGATGATCCCGACTGGCAGGCCATGCGCTTGCCGCTCGCGATTAGCTTGATCATCGGAACGTTCTGGATCGCAGCAGCGAACGCCGCGCCAATTTTGGCCACGGTCATGATCGTTGCAATGGCAGCTTCGGCAATACTCGCCCTGTTTCGTGCTGGACATGAACAGCCTTGGCTACAAGCCCGCCCTGTCGCGCTTTATGCCGGTTGGTTAACTGCAGCCAGTGGTGTGGGCATTGGCGTCCTCCTCGGGGGCTACGCAATAGTGTCGGCCCAAGCCGCGGCGATCATTTGTCTGTCAGGCGTTTTGGTCGTCGCCCTAATCGTGCAATCAGTAAGACCCCGAGAATGGGGCTACCCCGTTGCCGTCATTTGGGCGCTAATTGGCGTGATTGTCCAAAACGCGTCCAGCGCGAACTGGTCGGCGATTGCATTGGCGGCCATTGGCATTGCCGCGTTAACGTTTCGCGCCTTCTTCTCATTCATGAAAGGTCCAAGCTCATGA
- a CDS encoding SDR family NAD(P)-dependent oxidoreductase — translation MPKSETIWIIGASEGIGAALAREWAQRGARVIISARSQDRLDVLAAELGAGHIPLALDVSDRNSIDKAAAEISKIGALDRIVHLAAIYDPGKIADLDPDKAAKIVSTNLTGSFHIAQVGPTLLKDGGQLALCGSVAGYIGLPQGQIYSATKAGVINLAESLRAELAGRIDVRLINPGFVDTRLTQRNDFRMPAMVTPQRAAAAIITGLTSRRFEVHFPRRLTWGLKVLSALPYWAAMPLTKRLTQ, via the coding sequence ATGCCTAAGTCCGAAACAATCTGGATTATCGGCGCCAGCGAAGGCATCGGTGCCGCCTTGGCGCGCGAATGGGCACAACGAGGTGCGCGCGTGATCATATCTGCACGTTCACAAGATCGGCTGGACGTTTTGGCCGCAGAGCTCGGGGCAGGGCACATACCGCTTGCTCTGGATGTCTCAGACCGGAACAGCATCGATAAAGCCGCCGCCGAGATTTCTAAGATCGGCGCGCTGGATCGCATTGTGCATCTGGCCGCGATCTATGACCCGGGCAAGATCGCCGATCTTGACCCCGATAAGGCTGCGAAAATCGTCTCAACCAATCTGACCGGTAGCTTTCACATTGCGCAAGTCGGCCCAACACTGCTGAAGGACGGCGGCCAGCTCGCGCTGTGCGGATCGGTGGCAGGTTATATTGGCTTGCCTCAAGGCCAAATCTATTCGGCAACCAAAGCTGGTGTGATCAATCTAGCAGAATCCCTGCGAGCAGAACTTGCAGGGCGCATCGACGTCCGCCTGATCAACCCTGGTTTTGTCGACACACGCCTAACACAGCGCAACGACTTCCGTATGCCTGCTATGGTGACACCCCAACGTGCGGCCGCTGCGATCATAACGGGTCTCACCTCAAGACGTTTTGAGGTGCATTTCCCACGTCGCCTGACTTGGGGCCTGAAGGTGCTAAGCGCGCTTCCTTACTGGGCGGCGATGCCCCTAACCAAGAGGTTAACACAATGA
- a CDS encoding SAM-dependent methyltransferase — MLFLTKRVKHDFLETCAQIHSGSLQLRTPEGEVFNFGQGSPIVEMQIHDWSVVTAIASRGDIGLGEAYVAGLWDTSSIEDLTAVALKNLEQFRGYAYAGFWSSLKFRVVNRLMRANSLKGAARNIRAHYDVGNEFYQLWLDESMTYSSAMFAAGDDDLERAQNRKYDRVLNQIGSAERVLEIGCGWGGFAERAADNGRQVTGLTISPSQKGYADARLDGRAEIRLQDYRQCTGQYDSIVSIEMIEAVGQTYWPTYFATLKARLSEGGRAVIQAITVPDDYFETYRRSADYIRQYTFPGGMLLSDAVIGDHAKRAGLVVQGNHAFGQDYARTCSHWSDRLTQQSAKVNKLGYGAEFLRNWQFYLGICAGSFAVGQTDVVQVELAHA, encoded by the coding sequence ATGCTCTTCCTAACAAAACGCGTAAAACACGACTTTTTGGAAACCTGCGCGCAAATTCATTCCGGAAGCCTGCAACTCAGAACGCCAGAAGGCGAAGTGTTCAACTTTGGTCAAGGCAGCCCAATTGTCGAAATGCAGATTCACGACTGGTCCGTGGTAACCGCGATCGCTTCACGCGGCGACATCGGACTGGGGGAAGCATATGTCGCTGGCTTGTGGGACACATCCTCAATCGAAGACCTGACAGCCGTTGCTTTGAAAAACCTCGAGCAGTTTCGGGGCTATGCCTATGCAGGGTTCTGGAGCAGCCTGAAGTTTCGCGTCGTGAACCGACTGATGCGCGCCAATTCCTTAAAAGGGGCCGCGCGCAACATCAGGGCGCATTATGACGTTGGCAACGAATTCTACCAGCTCTGGCTGGATGAAAGCATGACCTACTCGTCTGCTATGTTTGCGGCGGGGGACGATGACCTCGAACGCGCGCAAAACCGCAAATATGACCGTGTTCTGAACCAAATCGGGTCCGCAGAACGCGTCCTCGAGATCGGTTGCGGTTGGGGGGGATTTGCTGAACGTGCGGCGGACAATGGGCGTCAGGTTACCGGCCTGACAATTTCCCCCAGCCAAAAGGGATATGCCGACGCACGGTTAGACGGGCGCGCTGAAATCCGTCTGCAGGACTATCGCCAATGCACGGGCCAGTATGACAGCATTGTCTCCATCGAAATGATCGAAGCGGTCGGGCAGACGTATTGGCCGACCTATTTCGCCACCCTTAAGGCCCGACTTTCGGAAGGCGGGCGGGCCGTTATCCAAGCGATCACTGTCCCCGACGACTATTTCGAAACGTACAGGCGCAGTGCCGACTACATCCGGCAATATACCTTCCCCGGCGGCATGTTACTGTCCGACGCCGTGATCGGTGATCACGCGAAACGTGCAGGTCTTGTGGTTCAGGGAAATCATGCATTCGGCCAAGATTACGCGCGCACCTGCTCTCATTGGAGTGATCGATTAACTCAGCAGTCGGCCAAGGTGAACAAGTTAGGGTATGGCGCCGAATTCCTGCGCAATTGGCAATTTTACCTCGGGATTTGTGCGGGATCTTTCGCTGTCGGACAGACCGACGTTGTTCAAGTGGAGTTGGCCCATGCCTAA
- a CDS encoding DUF1365 domain-containing protein — MTHQPELVVGVTTHARRGAIKHGFRYGVDFVLIDPETDASGPRLFSRNRFNLAAVHDRDHGGPLKNGRGAKWARDVLTANGLTAADHQLQLLTQPRLFGNCFNPVSFWLAKRGEDLVAVIAEVSTPFGDRHSYLCHLPNFAPITSDSRITTPKSLHVSPFQEVKGNYEFSFDIQPDRIAIRIFYRHGDEGVVATLAGARAPLTNANLVKAVLRRPFGAFRTIALIHWQAVRLKLKGARYRTRPTPPKTEVT; from the coding sequence ATGACGCATCAGCCAGAACTTGTCGTTGGTGTGACGACCCATGCGCGCCGTGGGGCGATCAAGCATGGCTTTCGCTATGGTGTCGACTTTGTTCTGATAGACCCAGAAACAGATGCCAGTGGTCCACGCTTGTTTTCGCGCAATCGTTTCAATCTCGCCGCGGTCCATGATCGCGATCACGGCGGGCCACTTAAGAACGGACGAGGCGCCAAATGGGCCCGTGACGTGTTGACGGCAAACGGACTCACCGCGGCGGACCATCAGCTACAATTGCTCACTCAGCCGCGCCTGTTCGGAAATTGCTTTAATCCAGTCAGCTTCTGGTTGGCAAAACGCGGCGAAGATCTGGTTGCGGTCATCGCCGAGGTTTCAACGCCGTTTGGCGACCGTCACTCGTATCTGTGCCACTTGCCAAATTTTGCCCCCATCACGTCTGACAGTCGCATCACCACGCCAAAATCGTTGCATGTGTCACCGTTCCAAGAGGTGAAGGGTAATTATGAATTCAGCTTTGACATTCAGCCCGATCGCATCGCCATCCGCATCTTTTACCGCCACGGCGATGAAGGCGTGGTTGCCACTCTCGCGGGGGCCCGTGCGCCCCTGACAAATGCGAATTTGGTCAAAGCCGTTCTGCGCCGTCCATTTGGTGCATTTCGAACAATCGCGCTGATCCACTGGCAGGCCGTTCGATTGAAATTGAAGGGTGCCCGATACCGCACTCGCCCGACACCCCCCAAGACCGAGGTCACATAA
- a CDS encoding NAD(P)/FAD-dependent oxidoreductase, which translates to MSLDAVPIRPQRIAIIGGGISGLSAAHLLSPHHAVTLFEAAPRLGGHARTVIAGLNGDQPVDTGFIVFNYANYPHLTRMFQELDVPVVKSDMSFGATINGGEIEYGLRDFGALTAQKRNLLRPGFVRMVRDILRFNDKAEALATDDTATIGDLMNDLQLGDWFQRYYLMPLCGAIWSTPPDEIRGFPARALIQFFRNHALLSSSGQHQWWTVDGGSIEYVRRLEHSLRGRGAAIRTATAVQSVSRDGQKSTVNSSAGPLEPFDQVIFACHSDQALRLLEQPTPQERAALSAIRFQDNQMILHRDENQMPKRRSVWSSWVYKADTTQPEPAIGVTYWMNRLQNIPSDDPLFVSLNPSEPVPDELIYDQKTFRHPVFDAPALIAQRQLTEMQGHNNTWYAGAYTRHGFHEDGFASAARIARMMDRQLA; encoded by the coding sequence ATGTCTTTAGATGCAGTTCCGATCCGCCCGCAGCGGATAGCGATTATCGGCGGCGGTATATCGGGCCTTTCAGCCGCCCATCTTCTGTCCCCCCACCACGCGGTGACCTTGTTTGAGGCCGCACCAAGGCTGGGCGGGCACGCGCGTACCGTTATCGCGGGCCTCAACGGCGATCAGCCAGTAGATACGGGTTTCATTGTCTTCAATTACGCGAACTACCCGCACCTGACACGGATGTTTCAAGAGCTAGACGTGCCCGTTGTCAAAAGCGACATGAGCTTCGGTGCCACGATCAACGGCGGTGAAATCGAATATGGTTTACGCGACTTCGGCGCGCTTACGGCTCAAAAACGCAATCTGCTGCGACCCGGATTTGTCCGCATGGTCCGAGATATCCTGCGATTTAATGACAAAGCCGAAGCGCTCGCGACGGACGATACCGCGACGATCGGCGACCTGATGAATGATCTGCAACTAGGGGACTGGTTCCAACGTTACTATTTGATGCCACTTTGTGGCGCGATCTGGTCGACGCCACCGGATGAAATTCGCGGCTTTCCTGCTCGCGCTCTGATACAATTTTTCCGTAACCACGCATTGTTAAGCTCATCGGGCCAGCATCAGTGGTGGACCGTGGACGGTGGTAGCATCGAATACGTGCGTCGGTTGGAACATAGCCTGCGCGGGCGTGGCGCTGCGATCCGAACCGCAACCGCCGTGCAAAGCGTCAGTCGTGACGGTCAAAAAAGCACCGTAAACAGCAGCGCGGGCCCGCTTGAACCGTTCGACCAAGTGATCTTCGCCTGCCATTCGGATCAGGCTTTGCGCCTATTGGAGCAGCCGACTCCACAGGAACGTGCTGCCTTGTCCGCGATCCGGTTTCAGGACAATCAGATGATCCTGCACAGAGACGAAAATCAGATGCCCAAGCGCCGTTCCGTGTGGTCAAGCTGGGTTTACAAGGCGGATACAACCCAACCGGAACCCGCCATAGGGGTGACGTATTGGATGAACCGCCTTCAGAACATCCCGTCAGATGACCCGCTGTTTGTATCTTTGAACCCATCCGAACCCGTCCCCGATGAATTGATCTACGATCAAAAGACCTTTCGACATCCGGTGTTTGACGCACCGGCGTTGATTGCTCAGCGGCAGCTGACCGAAATGCAAGGCCATAACAACACATGGTATGCTGGTGCCTACACACGGCACGGATTTCATGAAGACGGGTTTGCAAGCGCGGCCCGCATCGCTCGAATGATGGATCGGCAGCTCGCATGA
- a CDS encoding sigma-70 family RNA polymerase sigma factor has translation MLTECIDIEQAERRPLVAARKDRSLVKQSSPQISDLTAAMIAVRNDRDRDAFALLFDHFAPRLKGFIMRTGTGSGQAEEIVQDVMLTVWRKADQFDPERAQVSAWVYQITRNRQIDVIRKENKPLPEELGEDPSAEPDASQILAVEQEAGQLKGALERLKPDQREMIEKAYLGELTHQEISTQTGLPLGTIKSRIRLGLEKLRHELKELR, from the coding sequence ATGTTGACAGAATGCATAGATATCGAACAAGCTGAGCGGCGCCCTTTGGTGGCAGCGCGAAAGGACCGATCTTTAGTGAAGCAGTCGTCTCCACAGATATCCGATCTGACGGCCGCAATGATTGCCGTTCGCAATGATCGGGACCGCGATGCCTTTGCACTTTTGTTTGATCATTTTGCACCTCGGCTGAAGGGGTTCATCATGCGCACTGGCACGGGATCAGGACAAGCAGAAGAGATCGTGCAAGATGTCATGCTGACCGTTTGGCGCAAGGCCGACCAATTCGATCCTGAGCGCGCACAGGTGTCAGCATGGGTCTACCAAATCACGCGAAACCGCCAAATCGATGTGATCCGTAAGGAAAATAAGCCGCTACCGGAAGAACTGGGCGAAGACCCAAGCGCAGAACCCGACGCCAGCCAAATATTGGCCGTCGAGCAAGAGGCTGGTCAGTTGAAAGGCGCACTAGAGCGATTGAAGCCGGATCAGCGCGAAATGATTGAAAAGGCTTATTTGGGTGAGCTCACACATCAAGAGATCAGCACCCAAACCGGACTGCCGCTTGGAACCATCAAGTCCCGCATTCGTCTGGGCCTTGAAAAGCTACGTCACGAGTTAAAGGAATTACGATAA
- a CDS encoding ChrR family anti-sigma-E factor produces the protein MTTITHHAPDALLAAYAGGSLPKPFALAVAAHISLCLDCRAAYEAHLATGGAVLESTSSEAVSEGLKSNVLDLLDAPVTEKPVYQRSGAFPGPVMEALKGKPPRWKSLGMGVRQSILSDGRDGSVRLLYIPPGRAVPDHSHNGLELTLVLQGSFSDETGRFGVGDLEVADQTLEHTPIADAGAPCICLAATDAPLRFNSFVPRLLQPLFRI, from the coding sequence ATGACGACTATTACCCACCATGCCCCCGATGCCCTGCTGGCGGCCTATGCTGGAGGAAGCCTGCCGAAGCCCTTTGCCTTGGCCGTGGCCGCACATATATCGCTGTGCTTGGACTGTCGTGCGGCTTACGAAGCCCATCTCGCCACTGGAGGCGCGGTCCTAGAGTCGACCAGCAGCGAAGCTGTGTCGGAAGGACTGAAGTCCAATGTGCTTGATCTATTGGACGCACCAGTTACCGAGAAACCAGTTTACCAGCGTTCAGGGGCTTTCCCAGGTCCAGTGATGGAAGCGCTGAAAGGCAAGCCGCCGCGTTGGAAATCGCTCGGGATGGGGGTCCGTCAGAGTATTCTGTCGGACGGGCGCGATGGTTCTGTTCGCCTTCTTTATATCCCGCCAGGTCGCGCGGTTCCGGATCACAGCCACAACGGTTTGGAATTGACGCTGGTTCTGCAAGGCAGTTTCAGCGATGAAACCGGACGGTTCGGTGTTGGTGATCTTGAAGTTGCAGATCAAACTTTAGAACACACACCGATTGCCGATGCTGGCGCGCCATGCATTTGCTTGGCGGCCACGGATGCGCCTTTGCGGTTCAATTCGTTTGTCCCGCGATTGCTGCAGCCGCTGTTTCGGATTTAG
- a CDS encoding fasciclin domain-containing protein, translating into MKMNLKATAAALTLSLSAAAVNAETIVEIAAGDERFSTLVAAVTAAGLVDTLSGPGPFTVYAPVNDAFAALPEGTVETLLLPENKDQLTNVLLYHVDDRKLSANMIPAGSNYFRPILDSERLCITAGSGGVTIADGTGEMANVVIADIMADNGVIHVIDKVLLPGTRPACH; encoded by the coding sequence ATGAAAATGAACCTGAAAGCCACCGCTGCCGCCCTAACACTCAGCCTATCTGCCGCTGCAGTGAATGCCGAGACTATCGTTGAAATCGCTGCAGGCGATGAACGCTTTTCAACCCTTGTAGCCGCAGTCACTGCCGCCGGCCTCGTCGACACGCTATCGGGCCCAGGTCCATTCACTGTTTACGCGCCGGTAAATGATGCATTCGCAGCGCTGCCGGAGGGTACCGTTGAGACACTTCTGCTTCCCGAGAATAAGGATCAACTAACCAATGTGTTGCTGTATCATGTTGATGACCGGAAATTGTCCGCAAACATGATCCCCGCTGGATCTAACTACTTCCGCCCAATCCTAGACAGCGAACGCCTTTGCATCACGGCTGGCAGTGGCGGCGTGACGATCGCTGATGGAACGGGCGAAATGGCAAATGTCGTCATCGCCGACATTATGGCTGACAATGGTGTTATCCACGTTATCGACAAAGTCCTTCTGCCGGGCACGCGCCCAGCCTGCCACTAA
- a CDS encoding acetyl-CoA carboxylase carboxyltransferase subunit alpha, whose translation MTNYLDFEKPLAEIEGKAAELRAMARMNEDMDVEAEAQALDKKAADLLVSLYKDLTPWRKCQIARHADRPHCKDYIEALFTEYTPLAGDRNFADDHAVMGGLARLDGRPVMVIGHEKGNDTKSRIERNFGMARPEGYRKAIRLMDMAERFGLPVITLVDTPGAYPGKGAEERGQSEAIARSTQKCLQLTVPLVSVIIGEGGSGGAVAFATANRVAMLQHSVYSVISPEGCASILWKDAEKMREAAEALRLTAQNLKELGVCDRIIDEPTGGAHRHKTAAIDGVGAALNSMLNELEGKSPEALRQSRRQKYLDLGQKGLAA comes from the coding sequence ATGACAAACTACCTCGACTTCGAAAAGCCGCTTGCTGAGATTGAAGGCAAAGCTGCCGAACTGCGGGCAATGGCCCGTATGAACGAAGATATGGACGTCGAGGCCGAGGCGCAGGCGCTTGATAAGAAGGCGGCGGATTTGCTGGTCAGCCTCTACAAAGACCTCACGCCATGGCGCAAATGCCAGATCGCGCGTCATGCCGATCGCCCGCACTGCAAAGACTACATCGAGGCGTTGTTTACAGAATACACGCCACTGGCGGGTGACCGGAATTTTGCTGATGACCACGCGGTTATGGGTGGTTTGGCGCGCCTTGATGGCCGCCCTGTCATGGTGATCGGCCATGAAAAGGGCAACGACACCAAATCCCGCATTGAGCGCAATTTCGGCATGGCGCGGCCTGAAGGGTATCGCAAGGCGATCCGCCTGATGGATATGGCAGAACGTTTTGGCCTGCCTGTTATTACGCTGGTCGACACGCCCGGTGCATATCCGGGTAAGGGTGCCGAAGAACGCGGCCAGTCCGAGGCAATTGCGCGATCTACCCAGAAATGTCTGCAACTGACTGTCCCACTGGTGAGCGTAATCATCGGTGAAGGTGGGTCTGGTGGCGCCGTGGCCTTTGCCACAGCGAACCGCGTCGCGATGCTGCAGCATTCCGTGTATTCCGTGATCTCACCTGAAGGCTGTGCGAGCATCTTGTGGAAAGACGCCGAGAAGATGCGCGAAGCGGCGGAAGCGTTGCGTTTGACCGCGCAGAATCTGAAAGAGCTTGGCGTGTGTGACCGCATCATTGACGAGCCAACAGGTGGCGCGCATCGCCATAAGACCGCAGCGATTGACGGTGTTGGTGCCGCGCTCAATTCAATGCTGAACGAGCTTGAAGGTAAAAGCCCAGAGGCACTGCGCCAGTCGCGTCGTCAAAAGTACCTCGACCTTGGTCAAAAAGGGCTTGCCGCTTGA
- a CDS encoding pyridoxamine 5'-phosphate oxidase family protein, whose translation MKTVDTIDALETLYDAAVPASLTKVVKRITPHYATWINTARFCVLTTVGPEGSDGSPRGDVGPVVRLVDDKTLWLPDWRGNNRIDSLRNIVRDGRVSLMFMVPGSANVIRVNGTAVLSDDPDVTHSFEQNKKHPKSVIVITVGEAYFQCAKAIMRSELWTGDPVTDLPTAGQLLKEQQAEFDAQGYDDGYAEYAKGRMW comes from the coding sequence ATGAAAACAGTAGATACCATCGACGCACTTGAAACGCTTTATGACGCGGCCGTTCCGGCATCACTGACCAAAGTCGTCAAGCGCATAACCCCGCATTACGCCACATGGATCAACACGGCGCGGTTCTGTGTCCTGACGACTGTTGGCCCTGAAGGGTCTGACGGCAGCCCGCGTGGGGACGTTGGCCCCGTGGTACGTTTGGTGGACGACAAAACCCTCTGGCTTCCCGATTGGCGCGGCAACAACCGCATCGATAGCCTACGCAATATCGTGCGCGACGGGCGTGTCAGCCTGATGTTCATGGTGCCCGGTTCTGCCAATGTGATCCGCGTGAACGGCACAGCGGTTTTGTCTGATGATCCAGACGTCACGCACAGCTTTGAGCAAAACAAAAAGCACCCAAAATCTGTCATCGTCATAACCGTTGGTGAGGCGTATTTTCAATGCGCCAAAGCAATCATGCGATCAGAACTGTGGACAGGCGATCCCGTAACTGACCTGCCAACAGCGGGTCAATTGCTCAAAGAACAACAGGCCGAGTTCGACGCACAGGGTTATGACGACGGCTATGCCGAATACGCAAAAGGGCGGATGTGGTAA
- a CDS encoding lysophospholipid acyltransferase family protein, giving the protein MSYAIQWVRSLIFIVIMYFALLPWGIVFAIPAIISRKYAYLCCRSYCWFITWLAGWLIGLKCEVRGTPPQDEVLIAAKHQSFLDVLMIYGGIPAGRFIMKDILKYAPVVGQFGLRVGCIPVKRGKRGAAIKKMIADVSAGRLFPGQLIIYSQGTRIAPGVKAPYKIGTGVLYKELGQDCVPVAANVGVFWPKRGIYRKPGVAVVEFLPRIPAGLDTAEFMKILEQTVEGRSNELMREAGFTAIEE; this is encoded by the coding sequence ATGAGCTACGCCATCCAATGGGTCCGGTCCCTGATTTTCATCGTCATAATGTACTTCGCGCTGCTCCCTTGGGGCATTGTGTTTGCAATTCCGGCGATCATTTCGCGCAAATACGCGTACCTTTGCTGCCGGTCTTATTGTTGGTTCATCACATGGCTCGCAGGGTGGCTCATTGGTCTGAAATGCGAAGTGCGCGGCACGCCCCCACAGGATGAAGTCTTGATCGCGGCCAAGCACCAGTCGTTCCTTGATGTGTTGATGATCTATGGGGGCATCCCTGCTGGCCGCTTCATCATGAAGGACATCCTGAAATATGCCCCCGTTGTCGGGCAATTCGGCCTGCGTGTCGGGTGTATCCCAGTCAAACGCGGCAAGCGTGGCGCGGCGATCAAAAAGATGATCGCGGATGTTTCGGCAGGGCGTTTGTTCCCCGGTCAATTGATTATCTACAGCCAAGGCACCCGCATCGCGCCAGGCGTTAAAGCCCCATACAAAATTGGCACAGGGGTTCTGTATAAGGAACTCGGCCAAGATTGCGTTCCAGTTGCCGCCAACGTTGGGGTGTTCTGGCCCAAGCGTGGCATCTACCGCAAACCAGGTGTGGCTGTGGTCGAATTCCTACCGCGTATCCCAGCGGGCTTGGACACAGCTGAGTTCATGAAAATCCTCGAACAAACTGTTGAGGGTCGTTCTAACGAGTTAATGCGAGAGGCCGGTTTTACCGCGATCGAAGAATGA